In the Candidatus Electrothrix sp. GW3-4 genome, one interval contains:
- a CDS encoding SulP family inorganic anion transporter, whose product MKRFKFIEHKRGTVKDDVLSGLTVAIALVPEAVAFAFIAGVSPIVGLYGAFMMGLVTSVIGGRPGMISGATGATAIVMVSLVKTGTEMGGEGAGLQYLFATLLLVGLLQVLAGVFRFGKFVRLIPHPVMMGFVNGLAIVIFLAQLEMFKTDGAWMQGTPLYTMLGLVALTMTILYVLPKFTTKVPAALVAIITVALLVIFTGIETETVLSFVQAKGGAGIQAGLPVFHVPVIPLSWETLAFIFPYAAIIASVGLIESLMTLNLIDELTNTHGNANKESIAQGAANIVNGFMGGMGGCAMIGQSIINIKSGGRGRLSGIVAALSLLLFILFGATYIEMIPVAALVGLMFMVVIGTFAWSTFGVLDKIPLSDALVILLVTVLTVLFDLAIAVLAGVVVSALVFAWENAIRIRARKRIDENGVKHYEIFGPLFFGSVQMFNSKFEVESDPDEVIIDFRESRVADHSGIEAINKLAQKYEQAGKKISLLHLSPDCRKLIHKADKLIQVDIIEDPEYTVAVDGFEDYSPV is encoded by the coding sequence ATGAAGAGATTTAAGTTCATAGAGCATAAAAGAGGTACAGTTAAAGACGACGTCCTTTCCGGGCTGACGGTGGCCATAGCTTTAGTCCCGGAAGCCGTTGCCTTTGCCTTTATTGCCGGTGTATCGCCGATCGTTGGTCTGTACGGGGCCTTTATGATGGGCTTGGTGACCTCAGTGATTGGTGGTCGTCCCGGGATGATCTCCGGTGCCACCGGTGCCACAGCCATTGTTATGGTCTCCCTGGTCAAAACAGGGACAGAGATGGGGGGCGAGGGTGCTGGTCTGCAATACCTCTTCGCCACCCTCCTGCTGGTTGGCTTGTTGCAGGTCCTGGCCGGGGTCTTCCGCTTTGGTAAGTTTGTTCGTCTCATCCCCCATCCGGTGATGATGGGCTTTGTCAATGGCCTGGCCATCGTTATCTTTCTGGCCCAGCTGGAGATGTTCAAGACCGATGGCGCATGGATGCAGGGCACACCTCTCTATACCATGCTTGGACTCGTTGCCCTGACCATGACCATCCTTTATGTCCTGCCCAAGTTCACGACCAAGGTGCCAGCTGCCCTAGTCGCGATTATCACGGTTGCCTTGCTGGTCATCTTCACCGGGATTGAGACAGAAACTGTCCTGTCCTTTGTCCAGGCCAAAGGGGGAGCCGGTATCCAGGCCGGATTACCCGTCTTTCATGTCCCGGTTATTCCCTTGAGCTGGGAAACCCTCGCGTTTATCTTTCCCTATGCTGCAATCATTGCCTCTGTGGGCCTGATTGAGTCCCTGATGACCTTGAATCTTATTGATGAATTGACCAATACCCACGGCAATGCCAATAAGGAAAGTATTGCTCAGGGCGCTGCCAATATTGTGAACGGCTTTATGGGCGGCATGGGCGGTTGTGCAATGATCGGCCAGAGTATCATTAATATCAAGTCAGGCGGACGCGGACGGCTCTCTGGCATTGTGGCGGCCTTGTCGCTGCTCCTGTTCATCCTCTTTGGCGCTACCTATATCGAGATGATTCCGGTGGCGGCCCTGGTTGGCTTGATGTTCATGGTTGTGATTGGCACCTTTGCCTGGAGTACCTTTGGTGTCCTTGATAAAATCCCTCTCTCCGATGCCCTGGTCATCCTCCTGGTCACGGTCTTAACCGTGCTGTTTGATCTGGCCATTGCAGTGCTTGCCGGGGTTGTTGTTTCCGCCCTGGTCTTTGCCTGGGAAAATGCCATCCGCATCAGGGCGAGAAAGCGCATTGATGAAAACGGGGTCAAGCATTATGAGATATTCGGGCCGCTCTTCTTTGGCTCCGTGCAGATGTTCAACAGTAAGTTTGAGGTGGAAAGCGATCCTGATGAAGTTATTATCGACTTTAGGGAATCCAGGGTCGCTGACCATTCTGGTATTGAGGCCATCAATAAATTGGCCCAAAAATATGAGCAGGCAGGCAAGAAGATCAGTCTGCTCCATCTCAGCCCTGATTGTCGGAAACTTATCCATAAGGCAGATAAACTCATTCAGGTCGACATCATCGAAGACCCTGAGTACACCGTTGCTGTGGATGGGTTTGAGGATTACTCGCCTGTGTAG